The following nucleotide sequence is from Pseudonocardia sp. C8.
GTCGCGGCCTGAGCCGGCAGCCCCCGGGGCGCCCGCGCCTGCGTGTTCCGCGATGATCCGGTGCGTACAATCTGCCGTGCGCGCACGCACGCTCGGTGATGATCGGAGGGCCCGGCATGGCGGAGACCCAGCAGGTGGTCCGCCGCGGGCTGCTTCCCACCCACACCGCCCGGCGGATCCTGCGCGACTTCCACGAGCGCGGGCTCGAACCCGGTGACGGTCTCGCCGACGAGGCGACCCTGATCAAGCGGTACGAGGTCTCCCGCGGGACGTTGCGCGAGGCGCTGCGCCTGCTGACCTTCCTCGGTGCGGTCACGGTGAAGGCCGGCCCGAACGGCGGACCGCGCCTGGCCACGCCCGGGCCGGACGTGGTGGCCAGCGCCATGGGCATGGTGGTGCAGTTCCGCGGCGCGACCCTGCGGTCGGTGTTCGAGGCGCGGATCGCGGTGGAACCCGCGGTCGCCGCGCTCGCCGCCGCGCACCGCACCGAGCACGACCTCGTCCTGCTCGACGACTCCGTGGACGCTCTGCGCCGCGCGCAACGGGTCCGGGGCCCGGAGTACGCGGTGCACAGCGGCCGCTACCACCTCCGGGTGGCGGAGGCCGCGCACAACGACGTGCTCGCCACCATCGTCCCGGCGCTGGCCACGATGACCACGACCGTGCGGTGGCGTTTCCCCCGGGGCAGCCGCGCCGAGCTGACCCGGAGGATCGCCGAGGCCGTCGAGGCGATCCGCGGGCAGGACGAGGCCGCCGCGTCGACGACCACCCGGGCCATGATCGAGTGGTTGGTCGGGGAGATCGAAACCCAGCAGAGGACCGTGCTGGACAGTCCCATCCTCTGGCCCGATGTGGACGAGGTGCTCGCCGAGCAGCGTTCCGGCGGTCCGGCGGCCGAGCCCGCGGAGGCTCGCCCCAAGGTGGGCTAGCCGGCGACCCCGGGCCGCCAGCGCACGGTGGTGTCGTGCGAGACGCCGGCGGGTCCGCGGCCGTTCAGTCGCGGAACCGTGGCGGACGGCGGGCGGCGAACGCGGCCACACCCGCCCGTCCCTCGTCGTCGGTCGCGCTGGCGGCGATCGCCGCCGCCTCGGCGTCGAGATGCGAGTCCAGGTCACGGCACTCGGCGTCACCGATCAGCTGCTTGATCCGCCCGAGTGCACGGGTCGGCCCCTCGGCCAGCTGCCCGGCGATCCGCTCGGCCTCGGCGAGCACGTCCGGGTCCGGGACGACCATCGACACCAGCCCCCACTCGAGGGCCTGTGCCGCGTCGATCACGGTGTCGGTGAGCAGGACGTGCCGGGCCCGCCCGGCACCGATCAGGCGAGGCAGCAGCCAGCTCATCCCGCCGTCGGGGGAGAAGCCCAGCGCCGGGTAGGCCGGGCGGAGGCGGGTGGACGTTCCGGCCACCGCGACGTCGACCGCCAGCACCGCGCTCATGCCGGCGCCGGCGGCCCAACCCTGCACCGCCGCCACCACCGGGACCGGCGCGTTCCGCACGGCCCGCTGGAAGTCGTGGAACAGGTCGGCCAGCTGGTGGACGTGCCGTCCCACGTCTTCGGCCTGTGCAAAGCCCTGCACGTCGCCGCCGGTGCAGAAGTTCGAGCCGGTCCCGACCAGTAGCACCGCGCCGACCGACCCGTCGATCCCGCGCAGTTCCTCGGTCAACCGGCGCAGTGTGCTGGCCTGCAAGCTCGACCCGTTGTCCGCGGTGGTGAGCACGCAGCGCAGGACCAGGCCGCACAGCTCCGCACCATCGTGGACGACGGGCTGGGAAGGTTCGGGCATGACAACTCCTCGGCACCGGTGACGGGAACGCTCACGAGCCCCTCCGGGCGAGGCGGTCAGCACCCGACTGCCGGGGACGCATCGTGACGCGACACAGCGAACCACGATCGCGACGCGTCGTCATCGGGCCTGCCGGGCACATTCGGCCCCGCCACTGTGCCCACGTCACAACTCGGGCGGGCGGCCCGACGAGGTGGTGGAGGTGCCGATGCGCCAGGTCGAAACGATGCTGATGGAAGCTGCCTGTGGGCGGGCGGCCACGGCGAAGGGGTTCCACCCGACGACGTTGACCTCGTGGCGGCTGCTCGCCCGGCCGGGAGCAGCTGGCCTGATCATGAGCTTGACCGCCAGTAGCAGCTGGCGTGTCCCATCACAGTCATGCCGAGTCTCCCGAACCGGACCGGAACTGGCGTCCGTCCCGGTCGAAGGAGAACGCGTTGCCCGTCCTCGCAGAGCTCGTCGACGTCGTCATCGGCGTCGACACCCACGAGCACACCCACACCGCTGCCGTCGTCGCCGCGAGCACCGGCGCCGTCCTCGCACAAGCGACGGTCACGGCCGACCCTGAATTCAGAGGGATTTGACGATGTCTTCGACGCGGTCGCGCGCGTCGCCGAACAACATGTGGCTGTTCTCCTTGTAGAAGAGGGGGTTGGTGACGCCGGCGTAGCCGGTGGCCATGGAGCGTTTGAAGACGATGACGTCGGCGGCTTCCCAGACCTTCAGAACGGGCATGCCGGCGATGGGCGAACCGGGTTCGTCGGTCGCGGCCGGGTTGACGGTGTCGTTGGCGCCGATGACGAGGACGACGTCGGTGCCGGCGAAGTCGTCGTTGATCTCGTCCAGCTCCAGGACGATGTCGTAGGGCACCTTGGCCTCGGCGAGCAGGACGTTCATGTGGCCGGGCAGCCGGCCCGCGACGGGGTGGATGCCGAAGCGGACGTCGACGCCCTTGTCGCGGAGATGTCGGGTGAGTTCGGCGACGGGGTACTGGGCCTGGGCGACGGCCATGCCGTAGCCAGGAGTGATGATCACTCTGGTTGCGCCGGCCAGCAGGGCAGCCGCGCCCTCGGCGGTGACCTCCCGGTGGTCGCCGTAGTCCCTGGCCTCACCGGTGGGCGCCTCGATACCGAACCCGCCGGCGATGACGGCCACGAACGAGCGGTTCATCCCCTTGCACATGATGTAGGACAGGTAGGCACCTGAGGAACCGACCAGGGCACCGGTGATGATCAGCAGATCGTTGGCCAGCAGGAACCCGGAGGCCGCCGCCGCCCAGCCCGAGTAGCTGTTGAGCATCGACACCACCACCGGCATGTCGCCGCCACCGATGGAGGCGACGAGGTGCACACCGAACGCGAGTGCGATCACGGTGACGGCGACCAGCGCGACCGGCGTCGGCCGGACCACGAACCAGACGGTGAGGGCGACGAATGCGGCGACGGCGCCGAGATTGAGCACGTTCTTCCCGGGCAGCACGAGCGGGCGTGAGGAGAGCGTGCCGGCGAGCTTGCCCCAGGCGATGACGGACCCGGTGAAGGTGACGGAACCGATGAACACCCCGATCACGACCTCGGCCCGGTGGACGCCCACCAGTTCGGGGTCGAGCCCGCCGCCCCGGGCCTCGACCTCGAGGTAGCCGTTCCAGGCGACCAGCACCGCGGCGAGGCCGACGAAGCTGTGGAACAGCGCGATCAGCTCGGGCATGCCGGTCATCGGCACGCGGGCGGCACGGACCAGGCCGATCACCGCGCCGACCAGGACGGCGGCGATCAGCACACCGACGCCCAGCGCGTCGAGGCCGTGTCCGACGGCGAGAACGAGAGTGGCGATCAAGGCGATCGCCATGCCGGCGATGCCGAAGGTGTTGCCCGCCCTGGCGGTCTCGTGCCGGGAGAGTCCCGCGAGCGCAAGGATGAACAGCAGCGCGGAGACGAGGTAGGCGGCGGTGGCCGCGGACTGGGCAGTCACGGGATCAGCTCCGTCGGAACATGTCGAGCATGCGGCGAGTGACGGCGAAACCGCCGAAGACGTTGATCGTCGCCAGCAGCACCGCGACGGCGGCCACGACTGTGATCGCGGGGCCGTGCTGACCGATCTGCAGCAGGGCGCCGACGACGATGATCCCGGAGATCGCGTTGGTCACCGACATCAGCGGGGTGTGCAGTGCGTGGTGCACGTTCCCGATCACGTAGTAGCCGATCACGATGGCCAGCGCGAACACCACGAGGTGTTTGCTCAGCACCTGCGGCGAGACCGCGATGAGAGCGAACAGCACCGCGGCCGCGGCGGCGACGATGCCGAACCGCCGCCCGGGCGACAGCGGCGGTGTGGCTTCCTTCGCCGGCTCCGTGGCGGCTGCCGCGGGCGCGACCGCCGGGGCGGCCGACACCGACACCGGCGGTGGCGGCCAGGTCGATTCGCCGTCGCGCACGACGGTCATCGACCGCTGGACGGGGTCGTCGAGGTCGAGCACGACCTGTCCGTCCTTGCCCGGCGTAAGCAGCTTCATGAGGTTGACGAGGTTCGTGCCGTACAGCTGGCTGGCCTGGGTGGGCAGCCGGCCGGCCAGGGCGGTGTAACCGATGATCGTGACACCGTTGCCGGTCACGGTCTTCTCACCGGGCACGGTGCCCTCGACGTTGCCGCCGTTGGCCGCGGCCATGTCCACGATCACCGAACCGGGCCGCATCGCCGCCACCATCTCGGCCGTGATCAACTGCGGTGCCGGCCGTCCCGGAATCAGGGCGGTGGTGACGATGATGTCGACGTCCGCGCTCTGCTGGGCGTAGAGCTGCGCCTCGCGGATCTTGTAATCGTCGCCCATCTCCTTGGCGTAACCGGTTGTTGAGACCTCGACCTCCGGTGAGGTGATCGACAGGTACTCCCCGCCCAGCGACCTCACCTGGTCGGCGACGTCCGGCCGCGGATCGGTCGCCCGCACCACTGCCCCCAACGAGCCCGCCGCACCGATCGCCGCCAGCCCCGCGACACCGGCACCGACCACCAGCACCTTCGCCGGAGGCACTTTCCCGGCCGCGGTCACCTGACCGGTGAAGAACCGGCCGAACTCGTGCGCCGCCTCGATCACCGCCCGGTACCCGGCGATGTTGGCCATCGAGCTGAGCACGTCCAACGACTGCGCCCGCGAGATCCGGGGCACCGCGTCCATCGACAACGCCGTGATCGGCCGCCGTGCCAGCACCTCGACGATCTCCGGGTTCAGGGCGGGCGCCAACAGCGCGACCAGCATCGCCCCGGGCTTCATCCGCGCCAGCTCGACCTCGGCCGGTGCGTTGATCCCGAACACGACATCGGCCCGCCACGCGTCACCCACGCTCGCGCCCGCCTCAACGAACGCGCGGTCCGGGAAGTCCGACCGCTCTCCCGCCCCCGCCTCGACCAGCACCTCGTGCCCCAGCTTCCGCAGCTGGGTCACCGTCGCCGGGGTCGCGGCCACCCGGGTCTCACCCGGGCTCGACTCCCGCACCACACCGATGATCATTTGTCGGCACTCAGCCCGGGAGGTGGTCCGCGCCGACGTACATCGACTTGTACTCCAGGTAGTTGTCGAACCCCTCGGGACCGAGCTCGCGGCCGACGCCGCTGTCCTTCATGCCGCCGAACGGGGAACCGAGGTCGATGTTGTAGTAGTTGACGCCGATCGTGCCGGTGCGCACCCGGCGGGCGATGTCGAGGGCGCGGGCTTCGTCGGCCGACCACACCGATCCGGCGAGACCGTAGTTCGAGTCGTTCGCGATCCGGACGGCCTCGTCGTCGCCGCCGTCGTAGGGGATCACGGCCATGACCGGGCCGAACACCTCCTCGCGAGCGAGCTGGTCGCCGTTGTCGACGTCCGCGAAGACGGTCGGTTCCACGAACCAGCCCCGGTCCAGACCGGCCGGGCGACCACCGCCGGCGACCAGCCGTGCACCGGAGTTGCGGCCGATGTCGATGTAGCCCAACACCCGCTGCAGGTGCGTCTCGCTTGCCATCGGCCCGCAGGTCGTGGCGGGGTCGAGCGGGTCGCCCACGACGAGGTTGCCGGTGAACTGGGCGAGTGCGTCGACGACCTCGTCGTAGCGGGAGCGTGGCGCGAGGATCCGCGAGCTCGTGGTGCAGGTCTGGGCGTTGTTCATGAACGAGGCCGTGGGCAGGCCGGCGAGGAACACGTCCAGGTCGGCGTCGTCGCACACGATGGCCGCCGACTTGCCACCCAGCTCCAGGGTGCAGCGACGAATCAGCTCCCCGCACCTCGCCCCGATGGCACGCCCGGCGGCCGTCGACCCGGTGAATGCGATCTTGTCGATGAGCGGGTGCTCCACCAGTGCCGAGCCGGCCTCCCGGCCGGCCAGGACGATGTTGAGCACGCCCGGGGGCACGCCGGCCTCGGTGGCGGCGTCGCCGAACACGTAGGCGTCCAGGGCGGTC
It contains:
- the pntB gene encoding Re/Si-specific NAD(P)(+) transhydrogenase subunit beta → MTAQSAATAAYLVSALLFILALAGLSRHETARAGNTFGIAGMAIALIATLVLAVGHGLDALGVGVLIAAVLVGAVIGLVRAARVPMTGMPELIALFHSFVGLAAVLVAWNGYLEVEARGGGLDPELVGVHRAEVVIGVFIGSVTFTGSVIAWGKLAGTLSSRPLVLPGKNVLNLGAVAAFVALTVWFVVRPTPVALVAVTVIALAFGVHLVASIGGGDMPVVVSMLNSYSGWAAAASGFLLANDLLIITGALVGSSGAYLSYIMCKGMNRSFVAVIAGGFGIEAPTGEARDYGDHREVTAEGAAALLAGATRVIITPGYGMAVAQAQYPVAELTRHLRDKGVDVRFGIHPVAGRLPGHMNVLLAEAKVPYDIVLELDEINDDFAGTDVVLVIGANDTVNPAATDEPGSPIAGMPVLKVWEAADVIVFKRSMATGYAGVTNPLFYKENSHMLFGDARDRVEDIVKSL
- a CDS encoding FadR/GntR family transcriptional regulator, which codes for MAETQQVVRRGLLPTHTARRILRDFHERGLEPGDGLADEATLIKRYEVSRGTLREALRLLTFLGAVTVKAGPNGGPRLATPGPDVVASAMGMVVQFRGATLRSVFEARIAVEPAVAALAAAHRTEHDLVLLDDSVDALRRAQRVRGPEYAVHSGRYHLRVAEAAHNDVLATIVPALATMTTTVRWRFPRGSRAELTRRIAEAVEAIRGQDEAAASTTTRAMIEWLVGEIETQQRTVLDSPILWPDVDEVLAEQRSGGPAAEPAEARPKVG
- a CDS encoding aldehyde dehydrogenase yields the protein MSLAAESRTELDRTRFYIDGEWVEPRGSETHRALEAATGELFGTAAMGTDADIDAAVNAARRALDEGPWGRTTPAERAAVMRRFAEALAARADGTSTLVSRENGMPITLSGAFNGAAPAALLNIYADVIEQTPLEVARPSASGATIVRREPVGVVGAITPLNYPQVLAMIKIAPALAAGCTVVLKPSPETALDAYVFGDAATEAGVPPGVLNIVLAGREAGSALVEHPLIDKIAFTGSTAAGRAIGARCGELIRRCTLELGGKSAAIVCDDADLDVFLAGLPTASFMNNAQTCTTSSRILAPRSRYDEVVDALAQFTGNLVVGDPLDPATTCGPMASETHLQRVLGYIDIGRNSGARLVAGGGRPAGLDRGWFVEPTVFADVDNGDQLAREEVFGPVMAVIPYDGGDDEAVRIANDSNYGLAGSVWSADEARALDIARRVRTGTIGVNYYNIDLGSPFGGMKDSGVGRELGPEGFDNYLEYKSMYVGADHLPG
- a CDS encoding enoyl-CoA hydratase-related protein: MPEPSQPVVHDGAELCGLVLRCVLTTADNGSSLQASTLRRLTEELRGIDGSVGAVLLVGTGSNFCTGGDVQGFAQAEDVGRHVHQLADLFHDFQRAVRNAPVPVVAAVQGWAAGAGMSAVLAVDVAVAGTSTRLRPAYPALGFSPDGGMSWLLPRLIGAGRARHVLLTDTVIDAAQALEWGLVSMVVPDPDVLAEAERIAGQLAEGPTRALGRIKQLIGDAECRDLDSHLDAEAAAIAASATDDEGRAGVAAFAARRPPRFRD
- a CDS encoding Re/Si-specific NAD(P)(+) transhydrogenase subunit alpha, with translation MIIGVVRESSPGETRVAATPATVTQLRKLGHEVLVEAGAGERSDFPDRAFVEAGASVGDAWRADVVFGINAPAEVELARMKPGAMLVALLAPALNPEIVEVLARRPITALSMDAVPRISRAQSLDVLSSMANIAGYRAVIEAAHEFGRFFTGQVTAAGKVPPAKVLVVGAGVAGLAAIGAAGSLGAVVRATDPRPDVADQVRSLGGEYLSITSPEVEVSTTGYAKEMGDDYKIREAQLYAQQSADVDIIVTTALIPGRPAPQLITAEMVAAMRPGSVIVDMAAANGGNVEGTVPGEKTVTGNGVTIIGYTALAGRLPTQASQLYGTNLVNLMKLLTPGKDGQVVLDLDDPVQRSMTVVRDGESTWPPPPVSVSAAPAVAPAAAATEPAKEATPPLSPGRRFGIVAAAAAVLFALIAVSPQVLSKHLVVFALAIVIGYYVIGNVHHALHTPLMSVTNAISGIIVVGALLQIGQHGPAITVVAAVAVLLATINVFGGFAVTRRMLDMFRRS